In the Malassezia vespertilionis chromosome 3, complete sequence genome, one interval contains:
- the INT6 gene encoding eukaryotic translation initiation factor 3 subunit E (COG:J; EggNog:ENOG503NWSQ), whose translation MAAQYDLTQTLLGYLDSHLGLPLLSHIGTTNLFNAKDLLKAQYELSQRTAMVDYSLQLHKEAYPGEPEPEEISMRREEVVAKNAKLQKEVEKVLNVIRDPNVANALKQDKALNFDWLKQNYNLTLDEIDALYHYGYFQYSCGNYSEASSYLYHFCVLSPDNKLTSSAMWGKLACDILTGEWERAMDDVRQLREHIDARRATASIVAGAQGEVTHEEILQKRAWLLHWSLFVFFNHPAGRVKLVELFLSPAYMSTLQISCPWLLRYLVVALVITRRQVTRGYVIDTSGSSTAPHNNSSGNMKLTAPAALRDLSKTIQMESYRLNPDPFVDFFFQLYVELNFDRAQEELAKANEAATQDFFLQEHVSEFIEDARFLVSEVYCRIHQNVKIDDLSKRLNMSKEDGEKWIVTLICDTKTDAKIDLKDGIVRMNQPRSIVYQSVIDKTRGITFRTSALAQAMDRRAHPPLANNDGRRGTRQNAKAGANKPVAGESAPVAEA comes from the coding sequence ATGGCAGCGCAATATGACCTGACCCAGACTCTTCTTGGGTACCTGGATTCACACCTTGGACTGCCCCTTCTATCGCATATTGGCACGACGAACCTTTTCAATGCGAAAGATTTGCTCAAAGCGCAGTACGAGCTGTCGCAACGCACTGCGATGGTGGACTATTCCCTTCAACTCCACAAAGAAGCATATCCCGGCGAGCCCGAGCCGGAGGAGATTTCCATGCGCCGTGAGGAAGTTGTAGCGAAGAATGCAAAGCTTCAAAAAGAGGTGGAAAAGGTGCTGAACGTGATTCGGGACCCTAACGTCGCGAATGCACTGAagcaggacaaggcgctGAACTTTGACTGGCTCAAGCAGAACTACAACCTCACCTTGGACGAGATCGACGCATTGTACCACTATGGTTATTTTCAGTACTCTTGTGGCAATTACAGCGAAGCGTCGTCGTACCTATACCATTTTTGCGTGCTCTCGCCTGACAACAAGTTGACTTCGTCTGCAATGTGGGGCAAGCTCGCCTGTGATATACTCACTGGCGAATGGGAGCGCGCTATGGATGATGTGCGCCAGCTCCGGGAGCACATtgatgcgcggcgtgcgacTGCATCGATAGTTGCGGGTGCTCAAGGCGAAGTTACCCATGAGGAAATTCTGCAGAAGCGCGCTTGGCTTTTGCACTGGAGCCTGTTTGTCTTTTTCAATCACCCTGCAGGCCGCGtcaagctcgtcgagcttTTTCTCTCGCCGGCGTACATGAGTACGCTACAGATTTCTTGCCCCTGGCTGCTCCGTTACTTGGTCGTTGCGCTTGTCATTACCCGGCGGCAAGTCACGCGCGGCTATGTAATCGATACAAGCGGCTCCAGCACTGCACCGCACAACAATTCCTCTGGGAACATGAAGCTCACTGCGCCAGCCGCATTGCGTGATCTCTCCAAGACGATTCAGATGGAATCATACCGCCTGAACCCAGACCCATTTGTCGATTTCTTCTTCCAGCTCTATGTGGAGCTTAACTTTGACCGCGCCCAAGAGGAACTGGCAAAGGCAAATGAggcagcgacgcaagaCTTCTTTCTCCAGGAGCATGTCAGCGAGTTTATTGAGGATGCGCGATTCCTGGTCAGCGAAGTGTACTGCCGTATCCATCAAAATGTCAAAATCGATGACCTGTCTAAGCGTCTCAACATGAGCAAGGAAGACGGCGAAAAGTGGATCGTTACTTTGATCTGCGACACCAAGACGGACGCCAAGATTGATTTGAAGGACGGTATTGTGCGCATGAACCAACCGCGCTCGATCGTATACCAGTCGGTCATTGATAAGACGCGTGGTATCACTTTCCGCACCTCAGCACTTGCACAGGCCATGGACCGTCGTGCGCATCCGCCGTTGGCGAACAACGATGGCCGTCGAGGCACGCGCCAAAATGCAAAGGCCGGCGCGAACAAGCCTGTTGCGGGAGAAAGTGCGCCTGTGGCAGAAGCATAG